One window of Planctomycetia bacterium genomic DNA carries:
- a CDS encoding FtsW/RodA/SpoVE family cell cycle protein codes for MTVGLAPVTGLSLPLLSHGGSGLVAHVAALGLLVRVALRDELDAAPAPFRWSPG; via the coding sequence ATGACCGTTGGCCTGGCGCCGGTCACCGGTTTGTCGTTGCCGCTATTGAGCCACGGCGGCAGCGGGCTGGTCGCGCATGTCGCGGCGCTGGGCCTGCTGGTACGGGTGGCGCTGCGTGATGAACTGGACGCAGCGCCGGCGCCATTTCGCTGGTCGCCGGGGTAG